One stretch of Croceibacterium atlanticum DNA includes these proteins:
- a CDS encoding TonB-dependent receptor, whose product MMHIRGLLLGSVAFAGLSSAFAGAASAQERSPATARSNSAPSEIIVTAQRREENLQDVPIAATALGGDDLDAKAVQTIEDLQYAAPSVSITDQGLTQSVNIRGIGIASGSPAVANGVATYLDGVFQPPILTSSSFFDVASIEVLRGPQGTLVGSNSTGGAIFVNTVNPNTDGVEGYAKAHYGSYDSVGFEGALNMPVTDTLAVRVAGITQWRDSYYEDLGPFDNDPDSLDEQAVRAGVMWQPGAFRALAKAEWIDKNTGGYAYRPIEGSDFENARTDDIRELTYNAPTLNHERAVNSSLELRYDLDSGIVLRSVTGYTNKRINNLYDNDGALAPSDTDPTASFNQVQDQFVRERQWTQEINIISPTEGAFNWIIGGYYQKNKVDVIIENRSGDIVGDPTEIVNYQDKLTLGVFAQLGYWLTPALELQLGGRYSHYTVDSTGNVTIGSEGPVFGPDGLVVADLAGDHEDGRPTGKIALNWTVNDDNLIYVFAARGYKPGGANNATSEFGPETVWDYEIGWKANLFDRHLRTQLGAFYMDYKDFQFDALDPVTGQTGVVNISNATIKGFEVQAQAVFGGFSLDGGIAYVDSELDPVSIVNSRELPNIGQLGPQCPAGTPSSPPACFDYQPFLGTAGGGPNLFSPKWSYNAGAQYEFLLGGDASLTPRINYAYIGSRWTNLFYNPQLDRLASRGLLSAMVTLRYDDWTIEAYGTNLTDKEYVSGQSGNNEFYGAPREFGLRASVRF is encoded by the coding sequence ATGATGCACATCAGAGGTTTGTTGTTGGGTTCCGTGGCATTTGCCGGGTTAAGTTCGGCATTTGCGGGTGCCGCATCTGCTCAGGAAAGGTCGCCCGCGACGGCACGAAGCAATTCCGCGCCATCCGAAATCATCGTCACTGCGCAACGCCGTGAAGAAAACCTGCAGGACGTTCCCATTGCCGCCACGGCGCTGGGGGGCGACGATCTGGATGCCAAGGCGGTGCAGACGATAGAGGATCTGCAATATGCCGCGCCTTCCGTTTCGATCACCGATCAGGGACTGACCCAGTCGGTAAACATCCGCGGCATCGGTATTGCCAGCGGTTCACCGGCGGTTGCCAATGGCGTTGCCACTTATCTCGACGGGGTGTTCCAGCCGCCGATCCTGACTTCATCCAGCTTTTTCGACGTCGCTTCGATCGAAGTCCTGCGCGGGCCGCAGGGGACGCTGGTCGGTTCCAATTCAACCGGCGGCGCCATTTTCGTGAACACTGTAAACCCAAATACCGATGGGGTGGAGGGGTATGCCAAGGCCCATTACGGCAGTTACGATTCCGTGGGTTTCGAAGGCGCGCTGAACATGCCGGTCACGGATACGCTCGCGGTCAGGGTGGCCGGGATTACCCAGTGGCGAGACAGTTATTACGAGGATCTGGGGCCCTTCGACAACGATCCGGACAGTCTGGACGAACAGGCCGTGCGTGCGGGCGTGATGTGGCAGCCGGGGGCTTTTCGCGCCCTGGCCAAGGCTGAATGGATCGACAAGAATACCGGCGGATACGCTTATCGTCCGATTGAGGGCAGCGACTTCGAGAATGCCCGCACCGACGATATCCGCGAGCTGACCTACAACGCCCCCACCCTGAATCACGAGCGGGCCGTCAATTCCAGCCTCGAGCTGCGTTACGATCTGGACAGCGGGATCGTTCTGCGATCTGTGACCGGATATACGAACAAGCGCATCAACAATCTGTATGACAATGATGGCGCGCTGGCGCCGTCCGATACGGATCCGACGGCGAGCTTCAACCAGGTGCAGGACCAGTTCGTGCGCGAACGGCAATGGACCCAGGAAATCAACATCATCTCCCCCACGGAGGGCGCCTTCAACTGGATCATCGGCGGCTATTACCAGAAGAACAAGGTCGATGTGATCATCGAGAACCGCAGCGGCGATATAGTCGGCGATCCGACCGAAATCGTGAATTATCAGGACAAGCTGACCCTCGGCGTCTTTGCGCAGCTGGGTTACTGGCTGACCCCCGCGCTCGAACTGCAATTGGGCGGGCGGTATTCCCATTATACGGTCGATAGCACCGGCAATGTGACGATCGGTTCCGAAGGTCCGGTTTTCGGGCCGGATGGGCTGGTGGTGGCAGACCTTGCCGGCGATCACGAGGATGGTCGCCCGACTGGCAAGATCGCTCTCAACTGGACGGTGAATGACGATAATCTGATCTATGTATTTGCCGCCCGCGGTTACAAGCCGGGGGGCGCCAATAACGCCACGTCGGAATTCGGACCGGAAACGGTCTGGGATTACGAGATCGGCTGGAAGGCGAACCTGTTCGATCGCCATCTGCGCACGCAGCTGGGCGCGTTCTACATGGACTATAAGGATTTCCAGTTCGATGCGCTCGACCCGGTCACCGGGCAGACTGGCGTGGTCAATATTTCGAATGCGACGATCAAGGGCTTCGAAGTCCAGGCCCAGGCGGTGTTCGGCGGATTTTCGCTGGATGGCGGCATCGCATATGTGGATTCCGAACTGGACCCGGTCAGTATCGTGAACAGCCGCGAACTGCCCAATATCGGCCAGCTTGGGCCGCAATGTCCGGCCGGTACGCCGTCCAGCCCACCGGCCTGTTTCGATTATCAGCCCTTCCTTGGGACTGCCGGGGGCGGACCGAACCTGTTTTCCCCGAAATGGTCATACAATGCGGGCGCGCAATACGAGTTTCTGCTGGGCGGCGATGCATCGCTGACGCCGCGGATCAATTACGCCTATATCGGCTCGCGCTGGACCAATCTGTTCTACAACCCCCAGCTCGACCGGCTGGCTTCCCGCGGTCTGCTGTCGGCCATGGTGACGCTTCGCTATGATGACTGGACGATAGAGGCATATGGCACCAACCTGACAGACAAGGAGTATGTCAGCGGGCAGTCGGGCAATAACGAATTCTACGGCGCCCCGCGCGAATTCGGTCTTCGCGCTTCGGTGAGGTTCTGA
- a CDS encoding tannase/feruloyl esterase family alpha/beta hydrolase: protein MRTFQFASAAAAIALLSSCAGTQSSDSGELSGAAAGSVERCTALAQGSGLDWPDPSTRILSATYREAGPLEAPPGMAGPPGPPAMLPAHCDIIGVSQERSGVDGQDYAIRFHLRLPDRWNGRFFMQGGGGTNGNLGDAVGSLRAGTPALAQGYAVLSQDSGHDNATNTVPERGGQSAFGFDPRARADYGGDSLEVSTLAGKALVRSYYGSDPSYSYFVGCSKGGQEGMALAQQYPDLYDGIIAAAPGFSLPRAAVAEAWNTQAFASVVRARGEEVSMASLPSAFSAGDLNLVRDAVLQACDALDGLEDGIVAAYRQCGSDKVMPRLRNLQCSQGKTDNCLSTAQIDALQAIRQGPQANDGSQIYPGFPWDAGWADLGWRIWMTGAPEIGAPSINVAMGAPSLAAVFSSPPRAFESVDGNLAYMLTYDFDRDPAAIDAVVAPFKRSAWEDISARSSNLDAFRQNGGKLIVPHGVSDPVFSISDTLQWWDEVDARYDGSASEFTRVFPVPGMGHCQGGPATDQFDDFSAIVKWVEQGEAPDRLAAAAGPMSPWPGRERALCPYPLVPRPIDDSTEGDENAAAFVCKT from the coding sequence ATGCGGACATTCCAATTCGCTTCCGCAGCAGCGGCGATTGCCCTGCTTTCTTCCTGTGCGGGGACGCAATCTTCCGATTCGGGCGAGCTGTCAGGGGCGGCCGCGGGATCGGTGGAGCGTTGCACTGCGCTGGCCCAGGGATCGGGGCTGGACTGGCCCGATCCATCCACCCGGATCCTCTCTGCCACTTATCGCGAAGCCGGCCCGCTGGAAGCACCGCCGGGCATGGCCGGTCCGCCCGGGCCGCCGGCCATGCTGCCTGCGCATTGCGATATTATCGGGGTGTCGCAGGAACGTAGCGGCGTCGACGGGCAGGATTATGCGATCCGTTTCCATTTGCGCCTGCCTGACCGGTGGAACGGCCGCTTCTTCATGCAGGGCGGAGGCGGGACCAACGGCAATCTGGGCGATGCCGTGGGAAGCCTCAGAGCGGGAACGCCCGCATTGGCGCAGGGCTATGCCGTCCTGTCGCAGGATTCCGGCCATGACAACGCCACGAACACCGTACCGGAAAGGGGTGGGCAATCGGCCTTCGGTTTCGATCCCAGGGCGCGGGCCGATTACGGCGGAGATTCGCTGGAGGTTTCCACTCTTGCGGGAAAGGCCCTGGTCCGCAGCTATTATGGCAGCGATCCCAGCTACAGCTACTTCGTGGGATGTTCCAAGGGCGGCCAGGAAGGCATGGCGCTGGCCCAGCAATATCCGGATCTGTATGACGGGATCATCGCGGCCGCGCCGGGCTTTTCCCTGCCGCGTGCCGCCGTGGCGGAAGCCTGGAACACGCAAGCTTTCGCGTCCGTGGTTCGGGCCCGTGGCGAGGAAGTGAGCATGGCCTCCTTGCCCAGTGCCTTCAGTGCGGGCGATCTCAACCTGGTTCGCGATGCGGTGCTGCAAGCGTGCGATGCCCTGGACGGGCTCGAAGATGGCATCGTCGCCGCTTATCGGCAGTGCGGTTCCGACAAGGTGATGCCGCGCCTTCGCAACCTGCAATGTTCACAGGGCAAGACCGATAATTGCCTCTCCACTGCGCAGATCGACGCTTTGCAGGCCATCCGGCAGGGCCCACAGGCGAACGACGGGTCGCAGATCTATCCCGGTTTTCCGTGGGATGCGGGCTGGGCGGATCTTGGCTGGCGCATCTGGATGACGGGGGCGCCGGAGATTGGCGCGCCTTCGATCAATGTGGCGATGGGCGCGCCTTCCCTGGCGGCCGTATTCAGTTCACCGCCGCGCGCGTTCGAAAGCGTCGATGGCAATCTTGCCTATATGCTCACCTATGATTTCGACAGGGATCCGGCTGCCATCGACGCGGTCGTGGCGCCGTTCAAACGTTCCGCGTGGGAAGATATTTCCGCACGTTCCAGCAATCTCGATGCCTTTCGCCAAAATGGCGGCAAGCTGATCGTGCCGCACGGCGTTTCCGACCCGGTGTTTTCGATCAGCGACACTTTGCAATGGTGGGACGAGGTGGATGCGCGCTACGACGGTTCAGCCAGCGAATTCACGCGGGTTTTCCCGGTACCGGGAATGGGCCATTGTCAGGGCGGCCCGGCGACCGATCAGTTCGATGATTTCAGCGCCATCGTGAAATGGGTTGAACAGGGGGAAGCGCCGGATCGCCTTGCGGCTGCGGCTGGTCCGATGTCACCCTGGCCGGGGCGGGAGCGGGCCCTGTGCCCCTATCCGCTTGTGCCGAGACCGATAGATGACAGCACGGAAGGCGATGAAAACGCAGCAGCTTTCGTCTGCAAAACCTGA